Within Roseibium sp. HPY-6, the genomic segment GGAAGAACCGATCGTGAAGGAAATCCATGAAGCGAGAGCTGGACTGGGATCATCTGCGCACCTTTCTGGTGGCGGTTCGCACGGGAAGCTTCCGCCGGGCGGCGGAAAAGCTGGGCGTGAACCACGGCACGGTGCACCGGGCGATTTCAGCCCTTGAAAGGGACCTTGGAACGCGTGTCTTCGACCGAACGACCAGCGGGCTGCAACTGACCCAGTCAGGCGAAGCACTGGTCGAGCCGGCAGAGGAAATGGAGTCCCAGGCAAGCGCGATTACCCGCAGGATTTCCGGACTGGATCTCGCGCCCTCGGGATCGATACGCCTCAGTCTGCCGCCGGCTTTGTCCCACGGACTTCTGGCGGACATGCTTTTTGAGTTTACCGAACTCTACCCGGACATTTCGGTGCACACGATATCGACCAACCGTGTCTCGGATCTGCAGAAGCTCGAAACGGATATCTCGTTGCGTGTCGCACGCCACGTCGACGAAGACGTACTGGGGCGCAAACTGGTCACCTTCGTTCAGGCCGTTTTTGCCTCTCGCGACTATCTGAAGATGCACCCTCAACTGCTGGCGAATGCGGGC encodes:
- a CDS encoding LysR family transcriptional regulator — translated: MKRELDWDHLRTFLVAVRTGSFRRAAEKLGVNHGTVHRAISALERDLGTRVFDRTTSGLQLTQSGEALVEPAEEMESQASAITRRISGLDLAPSGSIRLSLPPALSHGLLADMLFEFTELYPDISVHTISTNRVSDLQKLETDISLRVARHVDEDVLGRKLVTFVQAVFASRDYLKMHPQLLANAGEGANWIAWSSLQDWVAGSPFPKAQVRHVLPEVSMQIEAAAKHLGLIKIPAFIGDADPRIVRLPDVPLQSGYPVWLLYHRDLRRVARVRAFVDFTTSFFARNERRFTH